The genome window AGTTGTGGCTCCTGGGGTCGTCGGACTCGGCACTGAGGAGGGGGTCTGCCCGCACGCGGCGAGGAGGAGTGCGGTGAGCAGGAGGGGCAAGATCGGTCGGGGCATGCTCAGAACTCCTTGTCAAAGGGGAAGAGTTGTAGACGCTGTTCAGGTCAACTGGAATAGAAATGGCGTGCGTCACAGCCGTCCAGGCGCCGAGGGGCGTGAGGGTGGAAGCCATGGAGACGTTAGGGAGCGCCAGGGAAGGCTTAGGGTGCAGGGGGGGAGGCTGAGAGATGCTCGGGGCAGTCATCCGTGCTTCGGGAGTGGAGAGGTGGCGGTGGGGAAGGCTGGGGCCGTTCACTGTCCTGCTGCTGTGGACAGACGCGTCACTTTGGGTCCTGGAGTCGGATGACTTCCCGCAACACCACGCCCATCGTCTGGAGCATGCTCAGCACACCATACAGCGCCGACTGATCGGCGAGCGCGCCTCTGAGTGACGTGACCGGCCGGCCACGGCGAAACTCTGGGGAGAGCTGACGTGACCCCTGTTTCTCGGTCCACTCCGATTGCGACAAGATGGGCAATCTGGAGGCGCGATGAAAGGAAAACGGTACACCGAGCAGCAGATTCTAAGCATTCTTGTCCACTCCGATTGCGACAAGATGGGCAATCTGGAGGCGCGATGAAAGGAAAACGGTACACCGAGCAGCAGATTCTAAGCATTCTTGAACAGGTCGATAGAGGTCAGTCTCTGGCTGAGATGACGCGAATCCATGGCATCGCGGTCAGTACCATCCACCGCTGGAAGGCAAAGTACGGCGGAATGACGAAGGACGAAACCAAAAGGTTTCGTCTCCTGGAGGAAGAAAATCGCCGCCTGAAGAAGCTGGTGGCGGACCTGTCCCTCGACAACCAGGTGCTCAAGGAAGTGGTCGCAAAAAAATGGTGAACCCCGATGCAACGCCACAGTCCCAGACGCCTTTGAAACGGCAGATGGTGGGCYTTGTACGGCAGCGCTTTGGGGTGACGGAACGGCGRGCTTGCCGTCAGCTGGGCTTCTGGCGCTCCACTCAAAGGCACAACAGCCCTGGAGAGGAAAAAGACGAGGCCCTGAAGACCCGTCTACGCGTCCTGGCCTTAGAACGACCGCGCTTCGGCTACCGTCGCCTGCACGTCCTGCTCAAACGAGAAGGGCAACTGGTGAACCACAACCGGGTGTACCGGATCTACCGAGCCGAGGGGCTGGCGGTGCGACGCAAGGCCCGGAAGAAGCTGGCCGCTGGTGAGCGGATGCAGAAACCAGCGGTTTCTGCGGCCAATCAGCGCTGGAGTATGGATTTCATGTCTGATCAGCTTGCCTCAGGTCAGCGGTTTCGCCTCCTGAACGTCGTAGACGACTTCACGCGGGAGTGCTTGGTCATGCATGTCGGCACCTCGATCACRGGTGCAGATGTCGCCCGGTTGCTGACAACGGTGCTGGCTGAGCRYGCTCAGCCAGCGATGATCGTCACCGACAACGGCCCAGAATTCATCAGCAAGGCTTTGGATCAGTGGGCCCACGAGCGCGGCATCATTCAGCACTTCAACCGGCCCGGAAAGCCTGTCGAGAACCTCCACTGGTTCCAGACCCTGTCACAGGCCCGCCTGATCGTGGCTGCCTGGCACCAGGACTACACTGAGGTTCGCCCACACAGCTCTC of Deinococcus sp. Leaf326 contains these proteins:
- a CDS encoding transposase, encoding MKGKRYTEQQILSILEQVDRGQSLAEMTRIHGIAVSTIHRWKAKYGGMTKDETKRFRLLEEENRRLKKLVADLSLDNQVLKEVVAKKW
- a CDS encoding IS3 family transposase; amino-acid sequence: MVNPDATPQSQTPLKRQMVGXVRQRFGVTERRACRQLGFWRSTQRHNSPGEEKDEALKTRLRVLALERPRFGYRRLHVLLKREGQLVNHNRVYRIYRAEGLAVRRKARKKLAAGERMQKPAVSAANQRWSMDFMSDQLASGQRFRLLNVVDDFTRECLVMHVGTSITGADVARLLTTVLAEXAQPAMIVTDNGPEFISKALDQWAHERGIIQHFNRPGKPVENLHWFQTLSQARLIVAAWHQDYTEVRPHSSLEDRSPNEYARLXQAG